TACGTGAGGCGCAGACCTTCGCGGATCTCCGTGCGCGGCGCCCAGCCCAGGGCGCGCAGCTTGGAGGCGTCGAGGCTGCTGTGGCTCAGCTCGCCCGGACGGGCGGGCGCGGGCTCCGCGCGCTGCGGGCGCCCGGACGCGGCGGACAGCATCTCCACCAGCCCGTTCACGCTGGTCTCCACGCCCGTGCCCACGTTGAACCCGCGGTCGTCCAGCGCCCGCGCGGGAGGAAGCTGCGCGTCGGAGAGCGCGAGGTTGGCGGCCACCACGTCACCCACGAAGACGTAGTCGCGCGTCTGCTCGCCGTCGCCGAAGACGGTGACGGGCTGGCCGCCGTGCATCTTCGTGGAGAAGATCGCGACCACGCCCGCCTCGCCGTGCGGGTCCTGGCGCGGGCCGTACACGTTGGAGTAGCGCAACGCGGCGTACTCCAGCCCGTGCACGCGGTGGTAGTAGAAGAGGTAGTGCTCGCCCGCCAGCTTGGACACGCCGTACGGGCTCTCCGGCTGCTTGGGCGCGCTCTCGGGCGTGGGCCGCTGCTCCGGCTCGCCGTACACGACGCCGCCCGACGAGACGTAGACGAAGCGCTCCACGCCCGCCTCGCGCGAGGCCTCCAGCAGGTTGAGCAGGCCGTCGAGGTTGACGCTGGCGTCGAAACGCGGGTCGGCCACCGAGACGCGCACGTCCATCTGCGCGGCGTGGTGGCTGACGAGGTGGAAGCGCCGCTCGCGGATGAGCGCGGCGGCGGCCGGGTCGCGGATGTCCATCTCCACGAGCTCGGCACCGGCGGGCACGTTCTCGCGCCGGCCGTGCACGAGCGAGTCCAGCACCACCACCTCGCACCCGCGCGCCACGTACGCGTCCGCCACGTGCGACCCGATGAAGCCCGCGCCCCCGGTGACCAGCACCCGCCGCGTCTCGCTCGCCATGCTCACCGTGCGTGTTGAAGCCAAGTCTCGCCGCGCCGTCCCCGCACGCCGCCGGCACTGCGCCATCCACCCGCACTTCTGCCGATCGACAGCCGGCCCGGCGTCCGAACCAACCCGTCACACTGCCGAACGAATGCGCATCTCACCGTACCTGAACGGCTGGAAGCACGCGGAGCCGCGGAGGGCGCGGAGAACTGCGGAAGGAACGGGTTGTTCTCCGCGGCTCCGCGTGAGGCCTTTCCGTGATCGGCTCCGGCGCGGAGCCCGGTCAGCCGCGGCCGTAGCGGTCTTCGAGGCGGATCAGGTCGTCCAGCTCGGGGGTGCTGACCTCGAGGATGACGGAGTCCTCCAGAGCCTCCACGCGGTGCACGTCGCCCGGGCGCACGGTGATGCACTGGCCGGGCGCC
This sequence is a window from Longimicrobiaceae bacterium. Protein-coding genes within it:
- a CDS encoding NAD-dependent epimerase/dehydratase family protein — its product is MASTRTVSMASETRRVLVTGGAGFIGSHVADAYVARGCEVVVLDSLVHGRRENVPAGAELVEMDIRDPAAAALIRERRFHLVSHHAAQMDVRVSVADPRFDASVNLDGLLNLLEASREAGVERFVYVSSGGVVYGEPEQRPTPESAPKQPESPYGVSKLAGEHYLFYYHRVHGLEYAALRYSNVYGPRQDPHGEAGVVAIFSTKMHGGQPVTVFGDGEQTRDYVFVGDVVAANLALSDAQLPPARALDDRGFNVGTGVETSVNGLVEMLSAASGRPQRAEPAPARPGELSHSSLDASKLRALGWAPRTEIREGLRLTYEWIAEGLDRTAKTAG